ATCGGACTCAGCATGGGATTATGCTGGTCCTTTGGTTTATAGCAATTTTAATAATATCAAGTTTCCTGGTTTTTATTTGGAAAAAGTTATCAGTGAGCAGAAAACGCAGCCAGTCTTTCGTAGTTTGAGTAGAAATTCCACTGTCGGCCATCCAAAAAGCAGATTAACCTGAAACTCTTTTAAAGTCACTTACTGTTATTCCCGTAACCGATTTAAATTGTGTGGAAAGATACTGAACGCTGCTGTACCCCATCATATAGGCTATTTCACTAAGGCTCAACTCTCCCTGATGAATCAATTCCTTCACTTTGTCGATCTTTTGCTGGATGATAAATTTCTCCAGCGTAAGGTGTTCATGCTTAGAGAAAATTGAGGAAATGTATTGGTAAGAAAGATCAAACCGCTCGACAAGATAATCTGAATTACGCACCATGGCATTATATGTACTGTATTGCACCAGGTTGATCACTGCATTTTTTATTTGCTCAACCAGTTGATCCTCCTTATCATGCAGCAATTCAAATCCATCTTCCGCCAACAATGTTGTAATTTGCTCCAGGCTTACCTGCTCAGGATCAAAGCTTACATCAGCCTCTCCCAGCTCAATATGATTTACTTCAACTCCGGCATCCCTGAAAATTCTGCTTACCAATTTCAAACAACATTGGCAAGACATGTTTTTTATAATCAACCGTTGACGAGTCCTTTTATTCATGATAATTTGACGGGGGACAAAAATAGAGATAAAATCTTATACAAAATTTATCAAATTTCATAACAGTGGAGGAGTTAACTCCAGCTACTTTTGCTACCTGAAATAATTTTAAATTCACTTTTATTATTCACCAAAAATTTTTAACTATGAAAAACTTACAAAGACTCTTCGCTGCAACATGTTTGATCATGTTTCTCTCATTGAGTATTTCAGTTAAAGCTCAAATTCCTTGTGAACCAGTCAATCAACAAGCCACTGAAATTACTGCGCACACCGCCGTTCTTAGCTGGGAAGGCCTCACCGGCTATACCAAAGTACGTTACTATCCTTCAGGGACTGCAGATTACAAAATCAGAGGTGCTCACCTTAATAATACTGTAACTCTTGGGTTCCTTTTAGCAGATACCGATTACACCTGGGAAATCAGTACCTTCTGTGATGGTGTATGGACGGAGTATGGCTGGCCACAAACATTTACAACCCTTGAAGACAATGTAGTGTGCGAGCCCATCAATCAACAGGCCACTGAAATTACTGCACATACCGCTGTTCTGAATTGGGAAGGCCTCACCGGCTACACCAAAGTACGTTACTATCCTTCAGGGACCACAGATTACAAAATCAGAGGCGCACAACTTAATAATACTGTAACCCTTGGGTTCCTTTTGGCTGATACCGATTACACCTGGGAAATCAGTACTTTCTGCAACGGAGCGTGGACAGCGTATGGCTGGCCACAAACTTTTACAACCCTTGAAGATACTGTAGTGTGTGAGCCCATCAATCAACAG
The Bacteroidales bacterium DNA segment above includes these coding regions:
- a CDS encoding AraC family transcriptional regulator; translation: MNKRTRQRLIIKNMSCQCCLKLVSRIFRDAGVEVNHIELGEADVSFDPEQVSLEQITTLLAEDGFELLHDKEDQLVEQIKNAVINLVQYSTYNAMVRNSDYLVERFDLSYQYISSIFSKHEHLTLEKFIIQQKIDKVKELIHQGELSLSEIAYMMGYSSVQYLSTQFKSVTGITVSDFKRVSG